In Papaver somniferum cultivar HN1 chromosome 1, ASM357369v1, whole genome shotgun sequence, a genomic segment contains:
- the LOC113275713 gene encoding putative receptor-like protein kinase At3g47110, which produces MSFLLIICAILVSWSLNFSPAAFQSHFTYGNETDRLALFWFKSEITYYQEGALVSWKNHSDHCTWSGIKCNREHPRRVTVLELSHLHLGDYIPTVIGNLTFLMTLRLSYNNFCGEIPQEIGRLFRLQFLDLSYNQLSGEIPQEIGHLFRLQSLHLSYNYLSGEIPSSLKNCVDLKRLYLTNNDLNGKIPPSLQSLKGIQELILERNGLSGPVPEYLESFHFLKKLDLSYNQLSGEIPEEIGRLFELQFLDLSDNQLSGEIPSSLKNCLDLKGLYLSSNYFEGIIPPSFQSLKAIQELILDRNNLSGPIPDYLESFSSLKTLDLSWNNFQGEVPNKGIFNKTSPLFNFYNVGNKDLCGGNPLLQLPSCAEVNKHFPLKRLLLLLSGVVISVIVLGSVRKFFSWKKARKKPSSSDSDSLNGDSSESPFTDMFHKVSYKELFVATNGFSAKNIVGVGGYGSVYIGILMLSQEITSVVAVKVLDLQRRGALKSFKAECEALRCIRHRNVLKILTSCSSIGYKGNEFKALV; this is translated from the coding sequence ATGAGTTTCCTATTGATCATCTGTGCCATCCTTGTTTCGTGGTCTTTGAATTTCTCACCTGCTGCATTTCAGTCTCACTTCACTTATGGAAACGAAACTGATCGTTTAGCTTTATTTTGGTTCAAAAGTGAGATTACATATTACCAAGAGGGAGCACTAGTCTCGTGGAAGAATCATTCTGATCATTGTACTTGGTCAGGAATTAAATGTAATCGTGAGCATCCAAGAAGGGTTACCGTCTTGGAGCTAAGTCATCTACATCTGGGTGACTATATACCTACGGTTATAGGAAATCTTACATTCTTAATGACTCTTCGCCTGAGTTACAACAACTTCTGTGGTGAAATTCCGCAAGAAATTGGCCGTTTATTCCGGCTTCAGTTTCTAGATTTATCATACAATCAGTTATCTGGTGAAATTCCGCAAGAAATTGGTCATTTATTCAGGCTTCAGTCTTTACATTTGTCATACAATTATTTATCTGGTGAAATACCAAGTTCTTTGAAGAACTGTGTTGATTTAAAACGCCTTTATTTAACTAACAACGATCTTAATGGGAAAATTCCTCCATCCTTACAGAGTTTGAAGGGAATTCAAGAGTTAATACTTGAAAGAAATGGGTTATCTGGTCCAGTACCAGAGTACCTCGAGTCATTTCATTTCCTAAAGAAATTGGATTTGTCATACAATCAGTTATCTGGTGAAATTCCCGAAGAAATTGGCCGTTTATTCGAGCTTCAGTTTTTAGATTTATCAGACAATCAGTTATCTGGTGAAATTCCAAGCTCTTTGAAGAACTGTCTTGATTTAAAAGGACTTTACTTAAGTAGCAACTATTTTGAAGGGATAATTCCTCCATCCTTCCAGAGTTTGAAGGCAATTCAAGAGTTAATACTCGACAGAAATAACTTATCTGGTCCAATTCCAGATTATCTCGAGTCGTTTAGTTCGCTAAAGACACTGGATTTGTCTTGGAATAACTTTCAAGGAGAAGTACCAAATAAAGGGATTTTCAACAAAACAAGTCCACTTTTTAATTTTTATAATGTTGGAAACAAAGATCTTTGCGGAGGAAATCCTTTACTACAACTACCTAGCTGCGCAGAAGTTAACAAACATTTTCCTCTCAAGAGGCTGCTTCTATTATTATCTGGAGTTGTTATTTCTGTTATTGTCTTGGGTTCCGTGAGAAAATTCTTTTCATGGAAAAAAGCAAGAAAGAAACCTTCTTCTTCTGATTCAGATTCACTAAACGGAGATTCTTCTGAATCTCCATTTACTGATATGTTTCACAAAGTATCATACAAAGAGCTTTTTGTAGCAACGAACGGATTCTCCGCAAAAAATATAGTTGGAGTCGGAGGTTATGGTTCTGTCTACATAGGAATTTTAATGCTCAGTCAGGAGATAACATCAGTTGTTGCAGTGAAAGTACTGGATCTTCAAAGACGCGGAGCTTTAAAAAGTTTCAAGGCAGAATGTGAAGCATTGAGATGCATTCGACATCGCAATGTTCTGAAGATATTGACTTCTTGTTCTAGTATCGGTTACAAGGGAAATGAATTTAAAGCTCTGGTTTAA